A portion of the Sabethes cyaneus chromosome 3, idSabCyanKW18_F2, whole genome shotgun sequence genome contains these proteins:
- the LOC128739563 gene encoding arrestin domain-containing protein 1-like, which produces MVKKEKPSRHIKCEIRFDNNPLSVYRPGDMVTGVVELTLLKNKKFRGVCLRINGFASTYWGSKVKNNTTNYKKRNVSFKGREDYFNTISYLVGSDVGNPLEIVAGSYNYPFSVIIPANAPASMEGTFGHIRYMIQLTLERPWKHDIVNTAPFTVKLDSDLNLLSETLALPTKAETVTSFYFGLTEPLVLTATTPRSGYAPGEVIEMIMHVNNQSIVDIKTILVKLQRVDTYISQVPWVDQKMENTVLEERYTGKIGRRQNARFEENILIGSGTPTNDSLCRIIYTKYEIEIVVYPTRSRKRPTIRLPIVLGTVGLTVGNRNPEAIIEKQRMAMADYTPSAPSAPATTSDQLVSAPPPYAELQQHFANTSRSNSLEEAAEDECAKGSEPYTPRDY; this is translated from the exons atggtgaaaaaagaaaagccTTCCAGGCACATCAAATGTGAAATTCGGTTCGATAACAATCCGCTATCGGTCTACAGACCAGGTGATATGGTTACCGGTGTTGTCGAGCTGACGCTGTTGAAAAACAAGAAATTCAGAG GCGTTTGTCTAAGGATCAACGGGTTTGCTTCAACTTACTGGGGCTCGAAAGTAAAGAACAACACAACAAATTACAAGAAACGTAACGTCAGTTTTAAAGGTCGCGAAGACTATTTCAACACCATCAGCTACTTGGTCGGTTCGGATGTGGGAAATCCACTGGAAATTGTTGCCGGTTCCTACAATTACCCATTTTCCGTCATAATTCCTGCCAATGCTCCTGCCTCAATGGAGGGTACATTTGGTCATATTCGTTACATGATTCAATTGACTCTGGAACGACCGTGGAAACATGATATTGTCAATACGGCTCCATTCACCGTCAAACTAGACTCCGACCTGAATTTGCTTTCAGAAACATTGGCGTTACCAACGAAGGCGGAAACCGTAACATCGTTTTACTTTGGCCTCACGGAACCATTGGTATTAACAGCAACAACCCCACGATCTGGATACGCTCCAGGAGAAGTAATCGAAATGATTATGCACGTGAACAACCAAAGCATTGTAGACATCAAAACAATACTGGTCAAGCTACAGAGAGTTGACACATACATAAGTCAAGTTCCATGGGTTGACCAGAAGATGGAAAACACGGTATTAGAAGAACGCTATACTGGAAAAATAGGCCGCAGACAAAACGCTCGGTTTGAAGAAAACATACTCATTGGAAGTGGAACTCCCACCAATGACAGTCTTTGTCGTATCATCTACACGAaatatgaaattgaaattgtcgTATACCCCACACGGTCCCGTAAGCGACCGACCATACGTTTACCGATTGTCCTCGGCACTGTAGGATTGACAGTTGGCAATCGTAACCCCGAAGCGATCATCGAAAAGCAGCGAATGGCGATGGCAGATTACACGCCATCAGCACCTTCAGCTCCAGCGACCACATCCGACCAACTGGTAAGTGCCCCTCCACCGTACGCAGAACTGCAACAACACTTTGCAAACACTTCACGGTCTAATTCACTGGAGGAAGCTGCGGAAGACGAATGTGCCAAGGGTTCCGAACCGTATACGCCTAGAGATTATTGA
- the LOC128739564 gene encoding arrestin domain-containing protein 17-like, with protein sequence MKKEKASKNVNCDIRFDNNPNGIFKAGDKVTGSVVLTLTQLKKVRGVYLLVTGYADTFWSDKVPHGPKNKKTKANFKGHEDFIKHKLYFVGSDTGNPIDLVTGVQYHYFKFDIPANAPTSMEGKYGHVRYAIKVTLERPWKHDHNFQIPFTVLAKADLSADHPAFKTPIKVVDELRFYCWICRSSPLIVTGSVKRSAFVPGDSIDLTLDVNNLSKEDVSEIIIKFQKVMRFISQIQLIEQTQILAENQMTKYETVEIQKTMPVAKQSNITYEKNFLVGPLTPTENQNSKIIQIGYQFDILVKPKLSTKKIELTIPIIIGSAGLKTEEAVSFVRSSGIEKLSAGLNRDQPSAPPPPYVEDQESLYPNISSLQRAYENEVSSEDFDGRHGQ encoded by the exons ATGAAGAAAGAAAAGGCTTCAAAGAATGTGAACTGTGACATACGTTTCGACAATAACCCCAATGGTATTTTCAAGGCAGGGGACAAGGTTACTGGTTCAGTGGTACTAACCTTAACTCAGTTGAAAAAAGTCCGAG gagTATATTTATTAGTCACTGGATATGCGGATACTTTTTGGAGTGATAAAGTTCCTCATGGACCGAAGAACAAAAAAACGAAGGCTAATTTTAAAGGTCATGAAGATTTCATAAAACACAAGTTGTACTTCGTGGGATCAGACACGGGGAATCCGATTGATCTAGTCACAGGAGTACAGTATCACTATTTCAAATTTGACATACCGGCCAATGCACCAACTTCGATGGAAGGAAAATACGGCCACGTTCGGTATGCCATAAAAGTTACTCTGGAACGACCATGGAAACAcgatcataactttcaaattccaTTCACCGTATTGGCTAAGGCGGATTTAAGTGCAGATCATCCGGCTTTCAAGACGCCAATCAAAGTGGTAGATGAACTGAGGTTTTACTGTTGGATTTGCCGCTCTAGTCCATTGATAGTGACTGGCAGTGTGAAACGATCTGCATTCGTACCGGGAGATTCTATTGACTTGACGTTAGATGTAAATAATCTATCCAAAGAAGATGTGTCAGAGATTATCATAAAATTTCAGAAGGTGATGAGGTTCATAAGTCAAATACAGTTAATAGAACAAACGCAAATATTAGCCGAAAATCAAATGACCAAGTATGAAACCGTGGAAATCCAAAAAACCATGCCCGTCGCCAAGCAGTCCAATATAACATACGAAAAGAATTTTTTGGTAGGACCGCTTACACCTACCGAAAATCAAAACAGTAAAATAATCCAAATCGGCTACCAATTTGACATTCTTGTCAAACCGAAGCTTTCCACGAAGAAAATAGAATTGACTATTCCAATCATCATCGGTTCCGCCGGATTGAAAACCGAGGAAGCCGTTTCGTTTGTCAGGTCAAGTGGAATTGAGAAATTGTCCGCCGGTTTAAACCGAGATCAGCCATCTGCTCCACCCCCGCCATATGTAGAAGATCAGGAAAGTTTGTACCCTAATATAAGTTCCCTACAGAGAGCATACGAGAATGAAGTCAGTAGTGAAGATTTTGATGGTAGACACGGCCAGTGA
- the LOC128741296 gene encoding TATA-binding protein-associated factor 172: MTSRLDRLFILLESGSAAVTRKAAAKQIGEVQKLHPHELHNLLHRLQTYLHSNNWETRIAASQAVQAILENVPQWNPTGAEAVVKQEDQNTQNSRLSFDKFDLNAVLHRGARLMGSEGTEFDAIDDNEAGDPREKWARQRALLNEKLGLSSGVNLDDIVSIDDMQNRSGQLAGHGDGEKLMPVQEILKLEAQDGSSQVLSCREKNRARRKAREQQKVFPNPINAVTSGTSGTGSNGSSGDGEPDRKRLRLDAKGEAVTAGDPVPDLTGAWVDATEWPLEVFCSKLYMDLFSPRWETRHGSATALRELLKSHSAGAGKSIHMTKQQMEQEHQLWLEDATLRLLCVLALDRFGDFVSDQVVAPVRETCAQVLGTVLKQLPLDKVHRTVSILLTFIKQKDWEVRHGGLLGIKYMLVVREDLVQTFLPLIINDVLTGLFDSVDDVGAVAAATLIPIASWLPRLLTKTQVSHIVKLLWDLLLDQDELASACNSFMGLLASILSLPNASSWIQMEPMSILVPRLWPFLSHCTSSVRRSTLQTLKTLTNSNSSMQSESSVVVGSNGVNGNATSVIVSTAEALAKAATEHNAILQADPSENLVLNFGVQEWPPALLQEALRHIFQRVLVEHVEDIQSLAESVWNNLIVNAELSALLHASCPFVASWLCLAMQPVRLAFDPASMIYAKPNQPSQSRERRRQFDSFESASSIPSRQKLYIGGSETIPAEVRERNVIRARIKTSKMIGLLSRYLVLPAPGVVYTPEIESPIDCYTKVLLGYLQSRSALQRLIASLVIAFWCSYDASIRPGPSNLQERLKACLNEYVYYDEVAILFTRLLQESRDYLATLKQHKINFVEFENLKVLSLDQIHQLCTVMSESLKTKYGLKTKVAEMLDERRRGLFSSHASTSLEQNTLHISTQSSLAGAVISLHCLPEKLNPVVKPLMESIKREECELLQKLSAKYLAELLSQVTVRTPCPNNKIVANLCTLLKSDLDFTPKLVFPEREMRFYDPANNGDFNPYHGIITLMSQQKAKEAGSNGNASGSRGPGRPASVTSEVSTMEEVLTESEETSRKHARTQRLGATHAVTTICSYFKDTLPEKLPVVWQLMMDKIVSNVTEGYIDKISRTIVQPDETNDFVTSLQLIEVAARHIDPALHGQLFQLLPKLCLLLRHPLKAVRHMVGRCLATLALVDSQAVMSLVISDIVPMLSSIENVIKRQGAAEAIACIVSQLQLEIVPYVVLLVVPLLGRMSDPDQSVRLVSTHCFATLIQLMPLDGITPDVRGLSEDLKTRKLKDKEFLEYLFAPKTIPDFEIPVKINADLRSYQQSGVNWLWFLNKYKLHGILCDDMGLGKTLQAICILAGDHYQRSTDPKCAKLPSLVICPPTLTGHWVYEVEKFLPTRFLRPLHYVGLPADRERLRQKLGLCNLIVASYEIVRKDIDFFSSVHWNYCVLDEGHIIKNGRTKSSKAIKQLVANHRLILSGTPIQNNVLELWSLFDFLMPGFLGTEKQFSTRFSRPILASRDPKSSPKEQEAGALAMEALHRQVLPFLLRRVKEEVLTDLPPKITQDLLCELSPLQERLYEDFSRTHLNSDIRECLENIDGEMVSKKTHVFQALRYLQNVCNHPKLVLQPSHPEYQTIVAEFTRNGNSLDDIEHSAKLPALKQLLLDCGIGTNEDMLVNQHRALIFCQLKAMLDIIENDLLKKHLPAVSYLRLDGGVPPSSRHQIVTKFNGDPSIDVLLLTTQVGGLGLNLTGADTVIFVEHDWNPMKDLQAMDRAHRIGQKKVVNVYRLITRKSLEEKIMGLQKFKLLTANTVVSDENASMETMGTEQLLDLFALNDDKKQQKIAEKNAASGTTSATPGGEPNGANGITMRNVLENLPELWDDTQYHEEYDLTQFLEGLKKN, translated from the exons ATGACTTCCCG CTTAGACCGGTTATTCATCCTGTTGGAGTCAGGATCGGCGGCCGTAACGCGTAAGGCAGCCGCAAAACAGATCGGCGAAGTGCAGAAGCTGCACCCGCATGAGTTGCACAATCTGCTGCACCGTTTGCAAACCTATCTGCACAGCAACAACTGGGAAACGCGGATCGCCGCTTCACAGGCCGTTCAGGCTATTCTGGAAAATGTCCCCCAGTGGAATCCCACCGGTGCGGAAGCCGTCGTCAAACAGGAGGATCAAAATACTCAAAATTCACGGCTATCGTTCGACAAGTTCGATTTGAACGCCGTGCTACACAGGGGAGCACGACTGATGGGTTCCGAAGGGACGGAGTTCGATGCCATCGACGATAACGAAGCGGGAGATCCGCGGGAAAAATGGGCTCGCCAGCGTGCGTTGTTGAACGAAAAGCTGGGACTAAGTAGCGGGGTTAATTTGGACGATATTGTATCGATCGACGATATGCAGAATCGCAGTGGTCAGCTGGCGGGACATGGTGACGGTGAAAAACTTATGCCAGTGCAGGAGATTTTGAAACTGGAAGCTCAGGATGGATCTAGTCAAGTTCTAAGTTGTCGGGAGAAAAACCGTGCTCGGAGAAAGGCTCGAGAACAGCAAAAGGTGTTTCCGAATCCGATCAATGCTGTTACTTCTGGAACCTCCGGTACAGGTAGTAATGGGTCTAGTGGGGACGGAGAACCCGATCGGAAGCGATTGAGACTTGATGCGAAGGGAGAAGCCGTAACGGCTGGGGATCCAGTGCCGGATTTGACCGGAGCGTGGGTGGATGCTACTGAGTGGCCACTGGAAGTGTTCTGCTCTAAATTGTATATGGATTTGTTCAGTCCTAGATGGGAAACTCGACATGGTTCAGCAACAGCTTTGCGGGAACTGCTTAAGAGCCATTCGGCTGGAGCTGGAAAAAGCATTCACATGACAaaacagcaaatggaacaagAGCATCAGCTTTGGCTAGAGGATGCCACGTTGAGATTACTTTGTGTACTGGCTCTGGACCGATTCGGAGATTTCGTGTCAGATCAGGTGGTCGCACCGGTTCGCGAAACTTGTGCTCAAGTTCTCGGGACTGTGCTGAAACAGTTGCCATTGGATAAGGTTCATAGGACGGTTAGCATACTATTGACCTTCATCAAACAGAAGGACTGGGAAGTTCGTCATGGTGGACTGCTGGGTATAAAATATATGCTTGTGGTTCGTGAAGATCTTGTCCAAACGTTCCTGCCTTTAATTATCAATGACGTACTGACGGGATTGTTTGATTCCGTTGATGATGTTGGAGCGGTGGCTGCAGCCACTCTTATACCGATTGCTTCCTGGCTGCCCAGATTGCTCACAAAGACGCAAGTTTCTCACATTGTTAAGTTATTGTGGGATTTGCTGCTGGACCAAGATGAACTGGCATCTGCTTGCAATAGTTTCATGGGCTTACTCGCCTCAATACTTAGTCTTCCCAACGCTTCTAGTTGGATTCAAATGGAACCGATGTCGATATTGGTTCCCCGATTATGGCCCTTTCTTAGTCACTGCACCTCGTCGGTTCGAAGATCTACGCTTCAAACGTTGAAGACGCTAACAAACAGCAACAGTTCAATGCAAAGTGAATCATCGGTCGTTGTGGGAAGCAATGGAGTTAATGGAAATGCAACTTCCGTTATTGTTAGCACGGCAGAAGCATTGGCTAAAGCGGCAACTGAACATAATGCTATTTTACAAGCTGATCCATCGGAGAATTTGGTTTTAAACTTCGGTGTTCAGGAGTGGCCACCGGCTCTGCTTCAGGAAGCGTTGCGACATATTTTCCAACGCGTGCTGGTAGAGCATGTTGAGGATATTCAATCGCTGGCAGAAAGTGTTTGGAATAATTTGATAGTAAATGCTGAGCTTTCCGCACTTCTACATGCTTCCTGTCCATTCGTGGCAAGTTGGCTTTGCCTAGCGATGCAGCCGGTCAGATTGGCATTCGATCCCGCTTCAATGATCTACGCAAAGCCCAATCAACCGTCCCAGAGTCGGGAACGTCGACGTCAGTTCGATTCTTTCGAATCTGCTAGCAGTATACCTTCACGGCAAAAGCTCTACATTGGGGGATCCGAGACCATACCGGCGGAAGTACGAGAACGAAACGTAATACGTGCTCGCATAAAGACGTCCAAAATGATCGGGCTTCTGTCTCGTTATTTGGTTTTACCAGCACCGGGCGTCGTGTACACTCCCGAAATTGAAAGTCCTATCGATTGCTATACTAAAGTTCTGCTCGGCTATTTGCAGTCTCGTTCGGCACTTCAACGATTGATTGCTAGCTTGGTGATTGCTTTCTGGTGTTCATACGATGCTAGCATTCGACCCGGTCCCTCGAACCTGCAAGAACGACTGAAAGCGTGTCTCAATGAGTACGTGTACTACGACGAAGTAGCAATCCTTTTCACTAGACTTTTACAGGAAAGTCGGGACTATTTGGCAACGTTGAAACAGCACAAGATTAATTTTGTGGAGTTTGAAAACCTAAAAGTGCTGAGTTTGGATCAAATACATCAACTGTGCACCGTAATGTCGGAGAGTCTAAAGACTAAGTACGGATTGAAGACGAAGGTTGCGGAAATGTTGGACGAAAGACGCCGCGGATTGTTTAGCTCTCATGCAAGCACATCGCTAGAACAGAATACGCTGCATATTAGCACTCAATCTTCCCTTGCAGGAGCAGTAATTAGTTTACATTGCTTACCGGAAAAACTAAACCCGGTTGTGAAACCGCTGATGGAATCGATAAAGCGGGAAGAGTGTGAACTTTTGCAAAAGCTATCGGCGAAATATCTAGCTGAGCTGCTTAGTCAGGTAACAGTGCGTACACCTTGTCCGAATAACAAGATTGTCGCCAACCTGTGCACATTGCTAAAAAGTGATTTGGATTTTACTCCCAAGTTGGTTTTTCCGGAACGCGAAATGCGTTTTTACGATCCGGCAAACAACGGTGACTTCAACCCGTATCACGGCATCATCACACTTATGAGCCAGCAAAAAGCAAAAGAAGCAGGCTCGAATGGAAACGCTTCCGGTAGCCGAGGCCCAGGAAGGCCCGCTTCGGTTACTTCCGAAGTATCGACCATGGAAGAAGTGCTAACGGAGAGTGAGGAAACCAGTCGCAAGCACGCCAGAACACAACGGCTCGGTGCAACGCATGCCGTTACAACGATTTGTTCATACTTCAAAGATACTCTGCCGGAAAAGCTACCGGTGGTGTGGCAACTGATGATGGATAAAATTGTTTCCAATGTCACCGAAGGATACATCGACAAAATAAGCCGTACTATCGTGCAGCCAGATGAAACTAACGACTTTGTAACATCACTGCAGCTGATCGAAGTTGCTGCTCGCCATATTGATCCCGCTTTGCATGGTCAGCTGTTTCAGCTGTTACCGAAACTGTGTCTTTTGCTAAGACATCCGCTGAAGGCTGTGCGTCACATGGTTGGACGTTGCTTAGCTACTCTGGCTCTAGTCGATTCGCAGGCTGTAATGTCTCTGGTCATCAGTGATATTGTGCCCATGCTGTCGTCAATCGAAAACGTAATAAAACGGCAAGGAGCTGCCGAAGCGATCGCCTGCATCGTAAGTCAACTGCAGCTGGAAATTGTTCCCTACGTAGTACTGCTAGTGGTACCTCTGTTAGGTCGAATGAGTGATCCCGATCAATCGGTTCGTCTTGTTTCGACGCACTGCTTCGCAACGCTTATTCAGCTGATGCCCCTCGACGGCATCACACCGGACGTTCGTGGTTTATCGGAGGATCTCAAAACTCGTAAACTCAAGGATAAGGAATTCCTAGAATATCTATTTGCGCCCAAAACGATACCGGATTTTGAAATTCCCGTTAAGATCAATGCGGATCTTCGCAGTTACCAGCAGTCGGGCGTTAACTGGTTGTGGTTCCTTAATAAGTACAAATTACACGGCATCCTTTGCGATGACATGGGGCTGGGAAAAACTCTGCAAGCCATCTGTATTTTGGCTGGTGACCATTACCAGCGAAGCACCGATCCCAAATGCGCCAAGCTGCCTAGCTTAGTCATTTGTCCGCCCACGCTCACCGGGCATTGGGTTTATGAGGTGGAAAAATTCCTTCCCACACGCTTTCTTCGTCCGCTGCACTACGTTGGACTGCCAGCCGATCGCGAGAGGCTTCGTCAAAAGCTGGGCTTGTGTAATCTGATTGTGGCTTCCTACGAAATCGTTCGCAAAGATATCGATTTCTTCAGCTCAGTACACTGGAACTATTGCGTGTTAGACGAGGGCCACATAATCAAAAACGGTCGGACAAAAAGTTCCAAAGCCATAAAACAGTTGGTTGCAAACCATCGGTTGATTCTCTCCGGAACGCCCATTCAGAATAACGTGCTGGAATTGTGGTCACTGTTCGATTTTCTGATGCCAGGTTTTCTGGGAACGGAAAAGCAATTCAGTACTCGCTTCTCACGGCCGATTCTTGCTAGTCGTGATCCAAAGAGTTCGCCAAAGGAACAGGAAGCCGGTGCATTGGCTATGGAGGCACTTCATCGGCAGGTGTTACCTTTCCTGTTGCGACGTGTAAAGGAAGAAGTTTTGACGGATTTACCACCGAAGATTACGCAAGATTTACTGTGCGAGCTCAGTCCGCTGCAGGAGCGGCTTTATGAGGACTTTAGTCGAACACACTTAAACTCGGACATTCGAGAGTGCCTGGAGAATATTGACGGGGAAATGGTCAGCAAGAAGACGCACGTTTTTCAGGCTCTGAG ATATTTGCAGAATGTGTGCAATCATCCGAAGCTCGTTCTGCAGCCATCTCATCCAGAGTATCAAACAATTGTAGCGGAATTTACCCGCAACGGAAACTCCCTCGATGATATAGAACATTCGGCAAAGTTACCAGCATTGaa GCAACTACTGCTGGATTGTGGCATCGGTACCAATGAGGATATGCTGGTAAACCAGCACCGCGCGCTGATTTTCTGCCAGCTTAAAGCCATGCTGGATATTATCGAAAATGATCTTCTGAAGAAGCACCTGCCGGCGGTTTCATATCTCAGGTTGGATGGTGGCGTTCCGCCAAGTTCCCGACACCAAATTGTGACTAAATTTAACGGAGATCCCAGTATCGACGTGCTACTGTTGACTACTCAG GTTGGCGGTCTCGGGTTGAACCTTACCGGGGCAGATACAGTAATTTTCGTTGAACACGACTGGAATCCCATGAAAGACCTCCAGGCTATGGATCGAGCCCATCGGATAGGACAGAAAAAGGTGGTCAATGTTTATCGTTTGATAACACGCAAATCTCTGGAGGAAAAGATTATGGGATTGCAAAAGTTCAAACTGCTCACGGCGAACACGGTAGTTAGTGATGAAAATGCTTCAATGGAGACAATGGGCACCGAACAGTTGTTGGATTTGTTTGCCCTGAACGATGATAAAAAGCAGCagaaaattgctgaaaaaaaTGCTGCGAGTGGAACCACATCAGCCACCCCCGGTGGCGAACCGAATGGAGCCAATGGAATTACGATGCGAAATGTACTGGAAAATTTGCCAGAGCTTTGGGATGATACCCAGTATCACGAGGAGTACGATTTAACCCAATTTTTGGAGGGACTGAAGAAAAACTAG